The Oncorhynchus mykiss isolate Arlee chromosome 10, USDA_OmykA_1.1, whole genome shotgun sequence nucleotide sequence CACATTTATCAGAACAATAAGACCTATATTGAATTATGAAGATACATTAAAAAGCTAAACTAAGCCAGCCTACCCATGTGTTAATTGCACACTGTATCATGGTGCCCACCCTAAACTGCGATAAACCTTGGGCCTGAAGAATAAATAGTGCATAAATAATGATAAATAGCTGTGATGTTGTGATGTTATTAAATAGCAGAATAAGAATTATTATCTAACACCACTGCATAACTGGAAAATGACTTGAATTTGCCCTTTAAAAGTCCCGAAGTGTTCTATTACACTTTATTTAATAGACATGGCTAAGATTCGAACCTTAACCTCGGATATTTATTTAGCCTCGCCAATCTGTTCGACCGTCTGCATATCCATCACCCCCAAATTCTCGCGATATATAGCCCAGATATATTATGCGGGATGGGGGCGCTTTGTCCACTTGGAGGGGCGTTGGGTTTCTTTGAGGGTGTCTTGGTGAGGACTGTCTGGAACTTTTACGGTCTGACCTCTACTCCACGAGGAGGAACTTGAAAACATGTCGGACGCGGTGGTTAGCTTCATTAAGGACTTTTTGGCTGGTGGCATTGCTGCTGCCATCTCCAAGACAGCTGTTGCTCCAATTGAGAGAGTAAAGTTGTTGCTCCAGGTAAGACTGAGTGAGAATAATTGTTTTCCAGTCTCTGTCATAAAGTTAATATATTATTGGTTATTCATTGAGTAAGATTGTAATACAATTAGATTAATTTGGCAAATGGTTTTCATTCAAAATACATGCGAAAAGCGCATTGGAGACGTTGCTTACGCACATGACTTGTCGCTGTCCAAGGTGGTATTGAGTTTTCTAATTTGATTCGATGGGACTCAGGATTTGGCCTTTCGTTCAGAACAGAAACCGAATCATATGAATTTCAGGTCATAAAAGAAAATGACTATTTTGAAtaacataaagttaatttatttgaTGCGTTCTTATATTTTAATGTTGATTTCAAGTACACGTAATGCTATGTTTCGATTAATAGGATGATAATTAATTATTCCAAAATGTCGACAATCGTTTGGATATAAGAGCGGCGATATTTGGTTTAGGCCTAGGCTACAGCTAAATTTATCCAGACGCATGCAACCCAATACACTCAGACTGTGCTCAAGTGACATGAAGCAATGGCCAGTATACAACAGCGCTGAGAATAGCTCATTATAACAAAAATTGCACACATGCATTCCTACAAACCCGTGAGTATCATTGAATTCAAGTGAATTAGGAATTTTCCCAACAACAAACTCAATATTGTTACGCTCTTGCTATAAGcattaccaccctgcataccactgctggctaccactgcttctgaagctaagcagggttggtcctggtcagttcctggatgggagaccagatgctgcttggaagtggtgttggagggccagtaggaggcactctttcctctggtctaaaaaaaatatcccaatgccccagggtgccttctttcggatgggacgttaaacgggtgtcctgactttctgaggtcattaaagatcccatggcacttatcgtaagagtagtggtgttaaccctggtgtcctggctaaattcccaatctggccctcaaaccatcacggtcacctaataatccccagtttacaattggctcattcatccccctcctctcccctgtaactattccccaggtcgttgctgcaaatgagaacttgttctcagtcaacttacctggtaaaataatggataaataaataaaaaatataaacttCAGTTGCGTAATACAAAGTAGGCCTAAAGTACAATGATAAAATCCAATTgacatgttgtttttttgcataCTGAATTGAGGCTAAATTGAAAAATTAATTGTCTTCTGTTGTTCTGCTCTCCAGGTCCAACATGCCAGCCAACAAATCACAAAGGAAATGCAGTACAAAGGGATCATGGACTGCGTCAGGAGGATTCCCAAAGAGCAAGGCTTTATCTCCTTCTGGAGAGGCAACCTGGCCAATGTGATTCGTTACTTCCCCACCCAAGCCCTCAACTTCGCTTTCAAGGACAAGTACAAGAAGATCTTCCTTGGAGGAGTGGACCAGAAGACACAGTTCTGGCGTTGGTTCGCCGGGAACCTGGCATCCGGTGGCGCGGCCGGTGCCACCTCTCTTTGCTTCGTTTACCCACTTGACTTCGCCAGAACCAGGCTCGCGGCCGACATCGGAAAAAGTGGAGCTGAGAGAGAGTTCAGCGGTCTTGGCAGCTGTCTCAGCAAAATCTACAAAGCCGACGGTATCAAGGGCCTGTACCAGGGATTCAACGTGTCTGTCCAGGGCATCATCATCTACAGAGCTGCTTACTTCGGAGTCTATGACACAGCCAAGGGTGAGGAGCATGAGCTAAAGTAAAATCATACATTTAAGTAGCTGTTTGCAATTGGACGTTGTTTAAAGTATTGTATTTTTACAAAAAATAGGCACAGAATCCCAATTATGTTGCTCTGCGTCATCGTCTAGGTATGCTGCCCGACCCCAAGAACACGCACATCTTCGTCAGCTGGATGATTGCCCAGAGCGTCACCGCTGCCGCCGGTATTATTTCATACCCCTTTGACACCGTCAGACGTCGTATGATGATGCAGTCAGGACGCAAATCAGGTGAGCTAGTTGTAGCCTACTCGTTGAATCATATCAATGAATGACCATcatagtaaataagaatatgttcttaactgacttgcctagtaaaataaaggttacgGCACATTACGCATGGCAATTGTCATTGAATtgcctacagtaggcctatatttcacaTTTTAATGATCAATGTGTCGATTTCAATAGCGGACATCATGTACACTGGCACAATCGACTGCTGGAAGAAGATCGCCAAGAACGAGGGAGGCAAAGCCTTCTTCAAGGGAGCCTGGTCCAACGTGATCCGAGGCATGGGCGGCGCCTTCGTCTTGGTGCTCTACGACGAGATCAAGAAGTACACATAAACATTCACAACTCCATAGGAAACCCTTCACCACATGTCTTAATTGGATCATATAATGATAACAGCTTGGGTGAATTATCGGGGGTATATGTGTATTCTATTGAGCCAGCCCAGGAGTTGGTTGCTAGTTATCCTTCTCGCCAGTGTATTTGGTCATGTGAGGAACGCACCGACTCTGAAAGCTGTATATATCTTACCCAAGATGTACAGAAAAACGCACATCCAGGCCTGCCAGTTGACTGTCAAACTGGTCCAGAAAAGGGATTTTTCCATTTAATTACATGCCTACTGCAAACAAAGATTCATCCACTCTCCTcagttctttctttctctcatagTAAGTCAAATTAATGTACTCTTCACAGCAGCTGCTGTCTTCCAAGGGCCTTATGTTCCTGTGTTGTGTCATATCTCATGTCCCACAATAAACATTATTTTAATaagaataaagatgaaaatacctACTAAGCCCTCTGCTTTGGTGCATTCCTTTGTCATTCATATTTCCTATATGTTTTATTGAAATATTGTATACAATATATaacataatatacagtataacataatatatcaaacaATTTAGGCAAGGGTTACTAGTTCCAGGCTCTGACTTGGTCTATTATAGGGTTAGAAATATCATCCATCCCATTTTCTTGGGCTGGCTAAAGAGATCATTCTATTGGGAGCCAGCCTAGATGGGAATCATATAGCCCAGTGCCTCATCAGCTGCCACGCTTCATAGTATTTGTTATGTACATAACAGATACAAATCTAATATTACTCCAATTTTTTCAAACATCAGGTTTTACTAAGGCTATACATACACATTACTATAAATgacatacaaaaatacaaaaaaggcCAACAAACTTGATGTTTGCAATCCCACTACCAACATACAAATGTATTACTTTTCCTGTGCCAACCCTCAAAAAACAATTTATTTGAGTAAGCTTATAGTACTAATTAATTACAACTACTGGTAAATATTTTCCTTGCTTTTTTCTCTGTTGATGACTTATAGTGCTGGGTCAGGACTTCTGACCATGACACAGCCAATCACTGGTCTATTTCCCCTGCCGCTGTTGTAGCcatcgtgtgtgtgcgtgtgacatTATGTCATTGTGGGTGATAATTATTCATGTCCACAACATGCCAGATTTGCTGCCCGTTAAGTGTGTCTGCATTGGCAGTCTTTGTTGCCATGTGGATGGTATGCAGCTAACTGGCCTACAAAAGACAGCTGCCACAAGTGTAAAAGTCCTGTGGACATTGTTTGAGCTCATTTGACCACGGACAGACATGATTGGTGCGCGCAACAAGCAGCTTTATTGGAAAACGTCAAGAAATTTGCACAGGAtcacaataaaaatatatatatatatatatatatgactaaTTCTCCCATAATATTCTAAAAAAAGCTTTACCAGACCACAAAGATATATCTCTCTCATTATTCATGATAATGTAAGAACAATTACAGAAAAGTTCCACTTTAAAATATTTCACAAGAGTGCAAATACAGCACGGAATACTTAGTGCTTACTCTATTCACTAAGCATATTGATAAGCACCACCTGCTAAGCTGACAAAGgaatgttttttaaaatattttttatagttGAACCATAGCCAGGCTATATAGCCAGGCTATATCTTCCATTACAACAGAAGCACAGTTCACAATACTTTATAGCAGCTAGCCGTAGGTCCTGGGAAGCAATAGTGAAGCAGTTTAATGAGAATTGTTGTATAACGGCAACACTATCATTCTTACATCATATAGGACTGGTTTTCCGGACCCAAATGAAGCCTACTACTCATGGACTAAAAAGTATGCTCCAAGGAAAAAaattaatcaaatgttattttaggCTTAGTCTAAATCTGGGAAACAGACAATCAGTGTCAGATCCCTTTATTTATTAGAATTGAGGGCTAAAACAGAATCACTGGACAAGTGCATGATCAGAGCACAATAGAGATTTAGTTTGGACAAAGTGTGACCAATTTCTGGCTTCGCACATCTCTGACACAGATCCTTCATTGTGTGGGACACTCCTAACAACCTCGACTTAACCATCTGGGGGAAGAATGtcaaactgaccttggatcaatGTTTAGGGGCAACTATTGACTTATTAGGTAAGGACTTGGAAGGGGTGGGGGAGTTGGGGAA carries:
- the slc25a4 gene encoding ADP/ATP translocase 1 encodes the protein MSDAVVSFIKDFLAGGIAAAISKTAVAPIERVKLLLQVQHASQQITKEMQYKGIMDCVRRIPKEQGFISFWRGNLANVIRYFPTQALNFAFKDKYKKIFLGGVDQKTQFWRWFAGNLASGGAAGATSLCFVYPLDFARTRLAADIGKSGAEREFSGLGSCLSKIYKADGIKGLYQGFNVSVQGIIIYRAAYFGVYDTAKGMLPDPKNTHIFVSWMIAQSVTAAAGIISYPFDTVRRRMMMQSGRKSADIMYTGTIDCWKKIAKNEGGKAFFKGAWSNVIRGMGGAFVLVLYDEIKKYT